A genomic stretch from Mastacembelus armatus chromosome 12, fMasArm1.2, whole genome shotgun sequence includes:
- the mvb12ba gene encoding multivesicular body subunit 12Ba isoform X3, with translation MPEIRDLSEALPEMPMDPITGVGVVASRNRAPTGYDVISTTTDGLDADLWKDGLFKSKVTRYLCFTRVFSKENSHLGNVLVDMKLIDIKDTLPVGFIPIQETVDTQEQAFRKRRLCIKFIPRDSTEAAICDIRILGRSKQAPPQYTFIGHISMTLPASFRGKNTTRPDYEHQNSNLYAISAMDGVPFMISEKFACASSDLQQVDLMGITIKSLAEIEKEYDYSFRTEHSAAARLPPSPTRTSLSSEA, from the exons ATGCCTGAGATACGGGACCTTTCTGAAGCGTTACCAGAAATGCCCATGGACCCAATTACTGGAGTTGGAGTAGTAGCCTCCAGAAACAGGGCACCAACTGGATATGATGTG ATCTCTACCACAACAGATGGCCTTGATGCTGACCTTTGGAAAGATGGCCTTTTCAAATCCAAGGTGACCCGCTATCTCTGTTTCACCAGGGTCTTCTCTAAGGAAAAT AGCCATTTAGGCAATGTTCTTGTGGATATGAAGCTGATTGATATAAAGGACACACTGCCTGTGGGTTTCATCCCAATCCAGGAGACCGTTGACACAC AGGAGCAGGCTTTCCGGAAGAGACGACTCTGCATCAAATTTATTCCACGGGACTCCACAGAAGCAGCCATCTGTGACATCCGCATACTGGGGCGCTCCAAGCAGGCACCCCCTCAGTACACATTTATAGG GCATATTTCCATGACCCTTCCAGCCAGTTTCAGAGGAAAGAACACTACCAGACCAGACTATGAGCACCAGAACTCCAACCTATATGCAATCTCAG CAATGGATGGCGTGCCTTTCATGATCTCTGAGAAGTTTGCCTGTGCCTCCTCTGAT ctgcagcaggtagaTCTGATGGGCATCACAATCAAGTCCCTGGCTGAGATTGAGAAAGAG TATGATTACAGTTTCCGCACGGAGCACAGTGCCGCAGCGCGCCTCCCTCCCAGTCCTACACGGACATCCCTGAGCTCTGAGGCCTAG
- the mvb12ba gene encoding multivesicular body subunit 12Ba isoform X2 has translation MPEIRDLSEALPEMPMDPITGVGVVASRNRAPTGYDVISTTTDGLDADLWKDGLFKSKVTRYLCFTRVFSKENSHLGNVLVDMKLIDIKDTLPVGFIPIQETVDTQEQAFRKRRLCIKFIPRDSTEAAICDIRILGRSKQAPPQYTFIGELNNMGIWYRMGNVPRAQESTHTPTTNNIQNVNSSSNSASVPAPPMPKHISMTLPASFRGKNTTRPDYEHQNSNLYAISAMDGVPFMISEKFACASSDLQQVDLMGITIKSLAEIEKEYDYSFRTEHSAAARLPPSPTRTSLSSEA, from the exons ATGCCTGAGATACGGGACCTTTCTGAAGCGTTACCAGAAATGCCCATGGACCCAATTACTGGAGTTGGAGTAGTAGCCTCCAGAAACAGGGCACCAACTGGATATGATGTG ATCTCTACCACAACAGATGGCCTTGATGCTGACCTTTGGAAAGATGGCCTTTTCAAATCCAAGGTGACCCGCTATCTCTGTTTCACCAGGGTCTTCTCTAAGGAAAAT AGCCATTTAGGCAATGTTCTTGTGGATATGAAGCTGATTGATATAAAGGACACACTGCCTGTGGGTTTCATCCCAATCCAGGAGACCGTTGACACAC AGGAGCAGGCTTTCCGGAAGAGACGACTCTGCATCAAATTTATTCCACGGGACTCCACAGAAGCAGCCATCTGTGACATCCGCATACTGGGGCGCTCCAAGCAGGCACCCCCTCAGTACACATTTATAGG AGAGCTCAACAACATGGGAATCTGGTATCGCATGGGGAACGTACCTCGGGCCCAggaatccacacacacaccaaccacTAACAACATCCAGAATGTGAACTCCTCCTCCAACTCTGCTTCAGTCCCTGCACCTCCTATGCCCAA GCATATTTCCATGACCCTTCCAGCCAGTTTCAGAGGAAAGAACACTACCAGACCAGACTATGAGCACCAGAACTCCAACCTATATGCAATCTCAG CAATGGATGGCGTGCCTTTCATGATCTCTGAGAAGTTTGCCTGTGCCTCCTCTGAT ctgcagcaggtagaTCTGATGGGCATCACAATCAAGTCCCTGGCTGAGATTGAGAAAGAG TATGATTACAGTTTCCGCACGGAGCACAGTGCCGCAGCGCGCCTCCCTCCCAGTCCTACACGGACATCCCTGAGCTCTGAGGCCTAG
- the mvb12ba gene encoding multivesicular body subunit 12Ba isoform X1, translating into MPEIRDLSEALPEMPMDPITGVGVVASRNRAPTGYDVISTTTDGLDADLWKDGLFKSKVTRYLCFTRVFSKENSHLGNVLVDMKLIDIKDTLPVGFIPIQETVDTQEQAFRKRRLCIKFIPRDSTEAAICDIRILGRSKQAPPQYTFIGELNNMGIWYRMGNVPRAQESTHTPTTNNIQNVNSSSNSASVPAPPMPKFLRHISMTLPASFRGKNTTRPDYEHQNSNLYAISAMDGVPFMISEKFACASSDLQQVDLMGITIKSLAEIEKEYDYSFRTEHSAAARLPPSPTRTSLSSEA; encoded by the exons ATGCCTGAGATACGGGACCTTTCTGAAGCGTTACCAGAAATGCCCATGGACCCAATTACTGGAGTTGGAGTAGTAGCCTCCAGAAACAGGGCACCAACTGGATATGATGTG ATCTCTACCACAACAGATGGCCTTGATGCTGACCTTTGGAAAGATGGCCTTTTCAAATCCAAGGTGACCCGCTATCTCTGTTTCACCAGGGTCTTCTCTAAGGAAAAT AGCCATTTAGGCAATGTTCTTGTGGATATGAAGCTGATTGATATAAAGGACACACTGCCTGTGGGTTTCATCCCAATCCAGGAGACCGTTGACACAC AGGAGCAGGCTTTCCGGAAGAGACGACTCTGCATCAAATTTATTCCACGGGACTCCACAGAAGCAGCCATCTGTGACATCCGCATACTGGGGCGCTCCAAGCAGGCACCCCCTCAGTACACATTTATAGG AGAGCTCAACAACATGGGAATCTGGTATCGCATGGGGAACGTACCTCGGGCCCAggaatccacacacacaccaaccacTAACAACATCCAGAATGTGAACTCCTCCTCCAACTCTGCTTCAGTCCCTGCACCTCCTATGCCCAA gTTCTTAAGGCATATTTCCATGACCCTTCCAGCCAGTTTCAGAGGAAAGAACACTACCAGACCAGACTATGAGCACCAGAACTCCAACCTATATGCAATCTCAG CAATGGATGGCGTGCCTTTCATGATCTCTGAGAAGTTTGCCTGTGCCTCCTCTGAT ctgcagcaggtagaTCTGATGGGCATCACAATCAAGTCCCTGGCTGAGATTGAGAAAGAG TATGATTACAGTTTCCGCACGGAGCACAGTGCCGCAGCGCGCCTCCCTCCCAGTCCTACACGGACATCCCTGAGCTCTGAGGCCTAG